The following proteins are encoded in a genomic region of Deinococcus cellulosilyticus NBRC 106333 = KACC 11606:
- a CDS encoding LacI family DNA-binding transcriptional regulator: MPNINDVAKLAGVSPSTAKRAITRPEQLTPQTLEKVMQAVRELQYEPDLTASALRKGKNNTIGLLVADILEPFFAELAREIGRALRNSGYGLLLADNEYHSEVELNNLRHLAGQRVSALIMRPSYGPGNREYLLKMQDKGTYIIEVDHHMPDSPFDYLMLDHEQCVRMGLEHLWNLGHTRIAGLGLHDPEKYPEWRAYHFQKLMQERGLNIPDAYQKLLPYSEQDAYEFTRELLALPDPPTAIFAFNGSEAIGAHRAIEDAGWVIPHQISLIAFDNYPWTARVKPGIDVIEQPIQKMADMLVKQVLDSISGRHVPMQRLLPGNLIVRGSCSSPR; the protein is encoded by the coding sequence ATGCCCAACATCAACGATGTTGCAAAACTTGCCGGAGTCTCTCCCAGCACAGCAAAAAGGGCCATCACCCGCCCGGAACAGCTGACCCCCCAGACGCTGGAGAAGGTCATGCAGGCGGTCCGGGAACTGCAATATGAGCCGGACCTCACCGCAAGTGCACTCCGCAAGGGCAAGAACAACACCATTGGGCTGCTGGTGGCAGACATCCTGGAGCCTTTTTTTGCCGAGCTTGCGCGGGAGATTGGCCGTGCCCTGCGCAATTCAGGTTACGGCCTTCTGCTGGCCGACAACGAGTACCACAGTGAAGTGGAACTTAACAACCTGCGGCATCTGGCGGGCCAGCGGGTGAGTGCCCTGATCATGCGACCGTCTTACGGTCCGGGAAACCGGGAGTACCTGCTGAAAATGCAGGACAAGGGCACCTACATCATCGAGGTGGACCACCACATGCCAGACAGCCCTTTCGATTACCTCATGCTGGACCATGAGCAGTGCGTCAGGATGGGCCTGGAACACCTGTGGAACCTTGGGCACACCCGCATTGCAGGTCTGGGGCTGCATGACCCCGAAAAGTACCCGGAGTGGCGGGCCTACCACTTTCAGAAACTCATGCAAGAACGTGGCCTCAACATTCCTGACGCCTACCAGAAACTGCTTCCTTACAGCGAACAGGACGCCTATGAATTCACCCGCGAACTGCTGGCCCTGCCTGATCCTCCCACCGCCATTTTTGCCTTCAACGGCAGCGAAGCCATCGGGGCACACCGGGCCATCGAAGATGCAGGCTGGGTCATCCCCCACCAGATTTCTCTGATTGCATTTGACAACTACCCCTGGACAGCACGCGTGAAACCTGGCATCGATGTGATCGAGCAGCCCATCCAGAAAATGGCCGACATGCTGGTGAAGCAGGTGCTGGACAGCATCTCTGGAAGACATGTCCCCATGCAGCGTTTGCTGCCTGGAAACCTGATTGTGCGCGGAAGTTGCAGTTCACCCCGATAA